A genomic stretch from Bacterioplanes sanyensis includes:
- a CDS encoding alanine/glycine:cation symporter family protein gives MDVIIQSFQSFLNLGNDLLWSYVLIFLLLGAGALFTLVSRGVQVRAFGHMFQLVRGSRSGANGGITSFQALTTSLAARVGTGNMAGVAMALYIGGPGAIFWMWMTAILGMATSFVESTLAQTYKVSHHDKTFRGGPAYYIEKGLGQRWLGIIFAICLMIAFGLAFNGAQANTISGALHTAFGVETWMVGVVLVAISAPVIFGGLRSVARTAEVLVPVMALMYLAVALVVVIMNADQLPAVFEAIFSQAFSTQNVAGGVAGYAVAEAIKNGIQRGLFSNEAGMGSAPNAAATATTEPNHPAAQGYVQMLGVFIDTLVICTATAAIILVSGMLEPGSELKGIELTQAALVANVGEWGAVFIAVAIFLFAFTSLIANYSYGEANLEYITGNRAGLLIFRLLVLSMIMAGAVADLDLIWSFANLSMGMMALINLIAILLLMPIAMMLLKDYESQRKAGKLPEFDRHQFPQLKDKLDPEAWK, from the coding sequence ATGGATGTAATCATTCAATCATTCCAATCTTTTTTAAACTTGGGCAATGACCTGTTGTGGTCATATGTGTTGATATTTTTGTTGTTAGGTGCCGGGGCATTATTTACCTTGGTGAGCCGCGGTGTTCAGGTGCGCGCCTTTGGTCACATGTTTCAATTGGTGCGCGGCAGTCGCAGTGGAGCCAACGGCGGCATCACCTCGTTCCAAGCGCTGACTACCAGTCTGGCGGCGCGCGTGGGTACCGGCAATATGGCCGGTGTGGCCATGGCGCTGTACATCGGTGGCCCTGGCGCCATTTTCTGGATGTGGATGACGGCCATTTTGGGCATGGCCACCAGCTTTGTGGAATCGACGCTGGCACAAACTTACAAGGTCTCACATCACGATAAAACCTTCCGCGGCGGCCCGGCGTATTACATCGAAAAGGGCCTGGGTCAGCGTTGGTTGGGCATTATTTTCGCCATTTGTTTGATGATCGCATTTGGCTTGGCGTTTAACGGCGCCCAAGCAAACACCATCAGTGGTGCCTTGCACACGGCGTTTGGTGTCGAAACCTGGATGGTCGGCGTGGTGCTGGTGGCCATCAGTGCACCGGTGATTTTTGGTGGCTTGCGCTCGGTAGCGCGCACGGCGGAAGTATTGGTGCCGGTGATGGCATTGATGTATTTAGCGGTGGCACTGGTGGTGGTAATTATGAACGCTGACCAGCTGCCAGCGGTGTTCGAGGCCATTTTCTCGCAAGCGTTCTCGACGCAAAATGTTGCCGGTGGTGTTGCTGGTTATGCCGTTGCTGAGGCGATTAAAAACGGCATTCAGCGCGGTTTGTTCTCGAACGAGGCGGGCATGGGCTCGGCGCCCAACGCGGCAGCCACAGCCACTACCGAGCCGAACCATCCAGCTGCACAAGGTTACGTGCAAATGCTGGGCGTATTTATTGATACGCTGGTGATCTGTACCGCTACTGCAGCCATCATTCTGGTATCTGGCATGCTGGAGCCGGGCAGTGAGTTGAAAGGTATTGAGCTGACGCAAGCGGCGTTGGTGGCCAACGTTGGTGAGTGGGGAGCGGTATTTATCGCCGTGGCAATTTTCCTGTTTGCCTTTACCTCGCTGATCGCCAACTACTCCTACGGCGAAGCCAACCTCGAGTACATCACTGGCAATCGCGCTGGGCTGTTGATCTTCCGTTTGCTGGTGTTGTCGATGATTATGGCCGGAGCAGTGGCAGACTTGGATCTGATTTGGAGCTTTGCCAACTTGTCGATGGGCATGATGGCACTGATCAACCTGATTGCGATTTTACTGCTGATGCCCATTGCGATGATGCTGTTGAAGGACTACGAGTCACAGCGCAAAGCAGGCAAGCTGCCAGAGTTTGATCGTCATCAGTTCCCACAGTTAAAAGACAAGCTCGATCCTGAGGCTTGGAAGTAA
- a CDS encoding ABC transporter transmembrane domain-containing protein: MSIFLKLFWFFKQEWRRYAIAIVALIGVGLITMLPPWLIGVVVDLIGSGDLTRELLWYYLGWMALAAVVAYVLRVVWRIALFGASYKLANQLRQSIFQHLTKQPPAFFQTLKTGDLMARSTNDIQAVEMTAGEAVLALFDGAFTGIIVLIVMTLFISWPLTVLALIPWPIVGFFMWRFGTELHHSFKDAQARFSDLNDDVQESISALRLTRAFGREQVEEQQFNDIATAANVANQAVAKTDSKYDPVIQLGVGFSFLLSVAGGAYYIHLGELTTGQLLSFTLYLGYMIWPMFAVGWLLNMVERGSAAYERIEQLLRIEPAIADSGTFNDRAEPSLQMRIPSFCYADGTQALSDIGLTLPAGHLLGIVGPVGAGKTTLLNLLLRAEEGDRAELSIGGHDVGDFTLHNLRSHVATVPQNAFLFSSTVAENIALAKPDATQDEVEAVARIAQVHDDILRFPNGYQTEVGERGVTLSGGQKQRISIARALLLDAPILILDDALSAVDVRTEQQILAHLSQARAGKTTVIVCHRLSAVENADHIIVLDHGRMTESGTHAELLAEQGWYRQTYEYQQLEQAVEEGR; the protein is encoded by the coding sequence TTGTCTATTTTTCTTAAGCTTTTCTGGTTTTTTAAACAGGAGTGGCGACGTTACGCTATCGCTATTGTGGCGTTGATTGGCGTCGGTTTGATCACCATGCTGCCTCCCTGGCTGATTGGTGTGGTGGTGGATTTGATCGGCAGTGGTGATCTGACACGCGAACTGTTGTGGTACTACCTTGGCTGGATGGCGCTGGCTGCGGTGGTGGCCTATGTGTTGCGCGTGGTTTGGCGCATTGCGCTGTTTGGCGCGAGTTATAAACTGGCGAATCAATTGCGCCAGTCCATTTTTCAACATTTAACCAAGCAGCCACCGGCGTTTTTTCAAACGCTAAAAACCGGCGACTTGATGGCGCGCTCGACCAACGACATTCAGGCGGTAGAAATGACCGCTGGTGAAGCGGTGTTGGCACTGTTTGATGGTGCTTTTACCGGCATCATTGTATTGATTGTAATGACCTTGTTTATTTCTTGGCCATTGACGGTGTTGGCGCTAATTCCTTGGCCCATCGTCGGCTTTTTTATGTGGCGCTTTGGCACAGAATTGCATCACTCATTTAAGGATGCACAAGCACGTTTCAGTGACTTAAACGATGATGTGCAGGAGAGCATTTCTGCATTGCGCCTCACGCGTGCCTTTGGTCGTGAGCAGGTCGAAGAACAACAGTTTAATGACATTGCAACGGCCGCTAATGTGGCCAATCAGGCGGTGGCGAAAACCGACAGCAAATACGACCCGGTTATTCAGTTGGGTGTTGGTTTTTCTTTTTTGCTCAGTGTCGCAGGCGGTGCCTATTACATTCACTTGGGCGAGTTGACCACGGGACAGCTGTTGTCCTTTACGCTTTATCTTGGCTACATGATTTGGCCAATGTTTGCGGTGGGCTGGCTGTTAAATATGGTCGAGCGCGGCAGTGCTGCTTATGAGCGCATCGAGCAATTGCTGCGTATCGAACCGGCCATTGCTGATTCGGGCACATTTAATGACCGGGCCGAACCCAGCTTGCAGATGCGCATTCCGAGCTTTTGTTATGCCGACGGTACGCAGGCGTTATCCGACATCGGCCTAACGCTACCGGCTGGCCACTTGCTTGGCATTGTGGGGCCAGTCGGCGCTGGCAAAACGACCTTGCTGAATTTGCTGCTGCGCGCTGAGGAAGGCGATCGCGCAGAACTAAGCATTGGCGGCCATGACGTTGGTGACTTCACGTTGCACAACTTGCGCAGCCATGTTGCCACGGTGCCGCAAAATGCGTTTTTGTTTTCTTCCACCGTGGCGGAGAACATTGCTCTGGCAAAACCGGATGCGACGCAAGACGAAGTCGAAGCCGTCGCCCGCATTGCTCAGGTGCACGATGACATCTTACGTTTTCCAAACGGCTATCAAACGGAAGTGGGTGAGCGTGGTGTGACGTTGTCGGGTGGACAAAAACAACGCATTTCTATCGCTCGGGCTTTGCTGCTGGATGCACCGATTCTGATTCTTGACGACGCGTTATCCGCGGTGGACGTGCGCACCGAGCAGCAAATATTGGCGCATCTGTCGCAGGCCCGTGCAGGAAAAACCACAGTAATTGTCTGTCACCGGCTTAGTGCGGTGGAAAATGCCGACCATATTATTGTGCTTGATCACGGTCGCATGACCGAAAGCGGTACACATGCGGAGCTGTTGGCTGAGCAAGGCTGGTATCGGCAAACATACGAGTATCAGCAGCTGGAACAGGCTGTGGAGGAGGGACGATGA
- a CDS encoding ABC transporter ATP-binding protein, with product MKHTFVTLLRYAMAYKPLLLQAFGLLFIATIASVAGPYLIKVFIDEYVTPGIWTVGPIATLALVYIVAQLVGAVTFYMQALRFNHIALNVVQTIREQVFAHVMKLPMAYFDKTSTGSLISRITNDTEAIKDLYVNVISVFVQNIVRILGILVAMLWLDPRLMWIGAVLVPTVIIIMVVYQRLSTPIFMRVRSLLSDINARLNESIQGMSVIQLTNQQATFAKAFKQTSTEHYDAKVKNITIDGFLLRALIDLIYTLLLAALLFGFGIIELSAAGSVQVGIIYAFVNYMGQMTEPLVDMTSRLNMAQQALVSASRVFALLDEPTASQAEEQQPLSSAKVTFDVERFSYDGEHDVLTDIRFDIPAGGFVGLVGHTGSGKSTLMSLLMNFYPLAHGQIHIGDTPLPQLGRQQRAQLIGFVQQDPFIFSGTVADNIRLELALTDQQVEQAARKAHLHDAIMQMPQGYQTQLTERGGNLSTGQRQLLSLARTLAREPSILILDEATANIDSHTEALIQQTLMELRGEVTLIVIAHRLSTVKEADCLYVLHQGHIQQRGPHERLLLEEGLYKHMYELQQRKDPVVTDAVPA from the coding sequence ATGAAACACACGTTCGTAACTCTGCTGCGCTATGCCATGGCGTACAAACCGTTATTGCTGCAAGCCTTTGGTTTGCTGTTTATTGCCACCATAGCGAGTGTGGCAGGCCCTTATCTGATTAAGGTGTTTATTGATGAATACGTGACGCCCGGCATTTGGACGGTGGGGCCGATTGCGACTTTGGCGTTGGTCTACATTGTGGCTCAGCTAGTGGGTGCGGTGACGTTTTATATGCAGGCTCTACGCTTTAATCACATTGCGTTAAATGTGGTGCAGACCATTCGTGAGCAAGTGTTTGCGCATGTGATGAAGCTGCCAATGGCGTACTTCGATAAGACTTCGACGGGCAGTTTGATTAGCCGCATTACCAATGATACCGAAGCGATTAAAGATTTGTACGTCAACGTGATTTCCGTTTTTGTGCAAAATATCGTGCGTATTTTAGGCATCTTGGTCGCCATGTTATGGCTGGACCCGCGTTTGATGTGGATTGGTGCGGTACTGGTACCGACGGTGATTATTATTATGGTGGTGTACCAGCGCCTGTCGACGCCGATCTTTATGCGTGTGCGCAGCTTGCTCAGTGATATTAACGCGCGCTTGAACGAGAGCATTCAAGGCATGTCGGTGATTCAGCTGACCAACCAGCAAGCCACCTTTGCCAAAGCGTTTAAGCAAACCAGCACTGAGCATTACGACGCCAAAGTAAAAAACATCACCATTGATGGATTTTTACTGCGCGCCCTGATCGACTTGATTTATACCCTGTTGCTGGCGGCATTGCTGTTTGGCTTTGGCATCATCGAGCTGTCGGCTGCGGGCTCAGTGCAGGTGGGGATTATCTATGCCTTTGTCAACTACATGGGGCAGATGACCGAGCCATTGGTGGACATGACATCGCGTTTGAACATGGCACAGCAAGCACTGGTGTCGGCGTCGCGGGTGTTTGCGTTGTTGGATGAACCGACGGCCAGCCAAGCGGAAGAGCAGCAACCACTGTCGTCGGCCAAGGTGACGTTTGACGTTGAGCGCTTTAGCTACGATGGCGAGCATGACGTATTAACTGACATTCGCTTTGATATTCCAGCCGGTGGTTTTGTTGGGCTGGTAGGGCATACCGGATCGGGCAAAAGCACCTTAATGTCGTTATTGATGAACTTTTATCCGTTAGCGCATGGGCAAATTCATATCGGCGATACGCCGTTGCCGCAACTTGGCCGCCAGCAGCGTGCCCAGCTCATTGGCTTTGTGCAGCAAGACCCGTTTATCTTCTCTGGCACTGTGGCGGATAACATTCGCTTGGAGTTGGCGTTAACGGATCAGCAAGTGGAGCAAGCGGCCCGCAAAGCACATTTGCACGATGCCATTATGCAAATGCCGCAGGGTTATCAAACCCAGCTGACCGAGCGTGGTGGCAACCTCAGTACCGGGCAGCGCCAGTTGTTGAGCTTGGCAAGAACGCTGGCCCGCGAACCGAGCATTTTGATTCTCGATGAGGCCACCGCCAACATCGACAGCCACACCGAGGCATTGATACAGCAGACGTTAATGGAGCTGCGCGGTGAGGTGACGTTGATTGTGATCGCCCATCGTTTGAGTACCGTGAAGGAAGCGGATTGCTTGTACGTATTGCATCAAGGGCACATACAGCAGCGAGGCCCGCATGAGCGTTTGCTGTTGGAAGAAGGCCTGTACAAGCATATGTACGAGCTGCAGCAACGTAAGGACCCAGTGGTCACCGACGCAGTACCGGCTTAA